In a genomic window of Labeo rohita strain BAU-BD-2019 chromosome 20, IGBB_LRoh.1.0, whole genome shotgun sequence:
- the kcnk3a gene encoding potassium channel subfamily K member 3a — MGGYEDETRLRCVDSTGTCSPVVLKEQLSEPRRNETARCFLITITPQSLRLISFALTMKRQNIRTLVLIICTFTYLLVGAAVFDALESKMEITQKKILDDRKRELMDKYNLSKVNFDELERVVLQLKPHKAGVQWRFAGSFYFAITVITTIGYGHAAPSTDGGKVFCMFYALLGIPLTLVMFQSLGERINTFVKYLLHRLKKCLGLRNTEVSMANMVCIGLISCMSTLCVGAAAFSRYEDWSFFHAYYYCFITLTTIGFGDYVALQKDNALQTNPQYVAFSFMYILTGLTVIGAFLNLVVLRFMTMNAEDERRDAEQRTLLSRNRQSGGAGTNHCMSDPPSSSTAGHGGGSGKGLCNVYAEVLHFQSMCSCLWYKSQEKMRYSIPMIISHDLSTSDTYMEHSETSDALHSNGCVCSALQEHSATSSVYTGLLSPAHYQRLSKRRSSI, encoded by the exons ATGGGAGGTTATGAAGATGAAACACGGCTGAGATGTGTTGACTCAACAGGCACATGTTCACCCGTGGTGCTGAAGGAACAGCTCAGTGAGCCCCGTCGCAATGAAACAGCCCGGTGCTTCCTCATCACCATCACTCCTCAAAGTTTGCGGCTCATTTCATTCGCTCTGACCATGAAGAGACAAAACATCAGGACCCTCGTGTTAATCATCTGCACTTTCACTTATTTGCTCGTCGGAGCGGCTGTTTTTGACGCTTTAGAGTCCAAGATGGAGATCACCCAAAAGAAGATCCTGGACGATCGGAAGCGAGAGCTAATGGACAAGTACAACTTGAGCAAAGTCAATTTTGACGAGCTGGAGCGGGTCGTGCTGCAGCTGAAGCCGCACAAGGCTGGAGTCCAGTGGAGGTTCGCTGGCTCCTTTTATTTCGCCATCACGGTTATTACCACCATAG GATATGGCCATGCGGCCCCCAGCACGGATGGTGGGAAGGTGTTCTGCATGTTCTACGCTCTTCTAGGGATTCCTCTCACCCTGGTGATGTTTCAAAGTCTGGGTGAACGCATCAACACATTCGTCAAGTATCTGTTGCACCGTCTCAAAAAGTGTCTTGGCCTTCGGAACACCGAGGTCTCGATGGCTAACATGGTGTGCATTGGCTTAATATCCTGTATGAGCACCTTGTGTGTGGGAGCAGCGGCTTTCTCCCGCTATGAGGACTGGAGCTTCTTCCACGCATACTATTACTGCTTCATAACCCTCACCACCATTGGTTTTGGGGACTATGTAGCCCTGCAGAAGGATAATGCGTTACAAACCAACCCCCAGTATGTCGCGTTTAGCTTCATGTACATCCTCACGGGACTCACAGTCATCGGCGCCTTCCTAAACCTGGTGGTTCTGCGTTTCATGACCATGAACGCTGAGGATGAACGTCGCGATGCCGAACAGCGTACGTTGCTGTCCCGAAACCGGCAGAGCGGCGGCGCCGGAACCAACCACTGCATGTCTGACCCGCCATCTTCATCCACCGCAGGCCACGGAGGAGGCTCTGGGAAAGGGTTGTGTAACGTCTACGCCGAAGTGCTGCATTTCCAGTCCATGTGCTCTTGTCTCTGGTACAAAAGCCAGGAGAAGATGCGCTACTCGATTCCCATGATTATTTCGCATGATCTGTCAACTTCAGACACCTACATGGAGCACAGCGAGACCTCCGACGCCCTTCACTCCAACGGCTGCGTGTGCAGTGCCTTGCAGGAGCACTCGGCCACCAGTTCGGTGTACACGGGCCTGCTCAGCCCAGCACATTACCAAAGACTCTCCAAACGCCGCAGCTCCATCTAG